Genomic DNA from Mycobacteriales bacterium:
GCAGGCCCCGCCCGGGGTCGACGCGGTGCTCGTCGACGCCCGCCGCGACCTCGCCGGTGCTCGGTCGCTGTGCCGGCTGCTGCGCACGACCGGCGTGACCGCGCCGCTGTTCGCGGTCCTCACCGAGGGCGGGCTGGTCGCGCTGACCGCCGAGTGGGGCGTCGACGACGTGCTGCTGGACACCGCCGGCCCGGCCGAGGTCGACGCCCGGCTGCGGCTCGCGACCGGCAAGGTCGCCGCGGCCGACACCTCCCCGGCCGACCCCGGTGTGGTGCGAGCCGGTGAGCTCACCATCGACGAGGGCACCTACACCTGCCGGCTGCGCGGCCGGGCGCTCGACCTGACCTTCAAGGAGTTCGAGCTGCTCAAGTACCTCGCGCAGCACCCGGGCCGGGTCTTCACCCGCGCGCAGCTGCTGCAGGAGGTGTGGGGCTACGACTACTACGGAGGCACCCGCACCGTCGACGTGCACGTGCGGCGGCTGCGCGCCAAGCTCGGCGCCGAGCACGAGCAGCTCATCGGCACGGTCCGCCACGTCGGCTACAAGTTCGTGACGCCGCCGATCGTCGCCCTGCCGGAGCAGGCTTCGGAGAGCGTCGACAGCGTGGTCCACCTGTAGGTCCACCTGTAGGTCACCGCGCGGCCACCTGCGGCACCTACGGTGCGCCGCCATGGGCATCTCGCACGAGGACCGGCCGTACGTCAGCCGGCGTGACTTCCTCCGCCGGACCGCTGTCGTCGGGGCCGCGCTCGGTGCCGGGCCGGTCTTCTGGCAGCAGCCGTCCTACGCCGCCGACGCGCCGCTGCAGCACCTCCACCTGCAGTACGGCGACGACGCCGCCCGCACCGCGCAGGTGTCGTGGTCGACACCGGTCGCCGTCAAGGACCCCTTCCTCGAGCTCGACGGCTCCCGGATCCGGGCCGTCACCCGCGCCTACCCAGGGCAGCCCGACCGGGTCTTCCACTCCGTGCGCCTGTCCGGACTGACGCCCTCCACGTCGTACAACTACGCCGTCGGCCACGCGGGCGCCTCGCTCACGACCGACCGGCTCACGACCGGCCCGTCCGGGCGCGAGCGCTTCACCTTCACCGCCTTCGGCGACCAGAGCTTCAGCGACCCGACGCCCGGGCGCAACGACGCCTTCCACAACACCGCGCTCGCGCAGTCGATGGACCCGGCGTTCCACGCGATCGTCGGCGACCTCGCCTACGCCAACGGCGACCAGGCGATCTGGGACTCCTACATGGGGATGATCTCGCCGATGGCCCGGCGGCGGCCGTGGATGCCGTGCATCGGCAACCACGAGATCGAGTCGCAGCTCGACCCGCGGGGCCTGCTGCTCGACACCTGGGGCGACTACGGCTACGACCCCTATCGCACCCGCTGGGACCTGCCGGGCAACGGCATCGACGGTCTCGAGGGCTGCTTCTACCGCTTCCGCTACGGCTCGGTCGAGGTGGTCTCCATCGACAACAACGACGTGACGTCGGAGATCCCGATCAACGTCGGCTACTCCGGCGGCCGGCAGGTCGACTACGTCTCCGCGGCGCTGGCGCGCGCCGCCGCCGACCCGGCGGTGGACTTCATCGTGGTGCTCATGCACCAGGCCGCCTTCTCCTCATCGTCGAAGCACGGCAGCGACCTCGGCGTGCAGACGACCTGGTTCGACGTCTTCGCCGAGCACTCCGTCGACCTGGTCCTGCAGGGCCACGACCACACCTACGAGCGGACCTTC
This window encodes:
- a CDS encoding metallophosphoesterase, with protein sequence MGISHEDRPYVSRRDFLRRTAVVGAALGAGPVFWQQPSYAADAPLQHLHLQYGDDAARTAQVSWSTPVAVKDPFLELDGSRIRAVTRAYPGQPDRVFHSVRLSGLTPSTSYNYAVGHAGASLTTDRLTTGPSGRERFTFTAFGDQSFSDPTPGRNDAFHNTALAQSMDPAFHAIVGDLAYANGDQAIWDSYMGMISPMARRRPWMPCIGNHEIESQLDPRGLLLDTWGDYGYDPYRTRWDLPGNGIDGLEGCFYRFRYGSVEVVSIDNNDVTSEIPINVGYSGGRQVDYVSAALARAAADPAVDFIVVLMHQAAFSSSSKHGSDLGVQTTWFDVFAEHSVDLVLQGHDHTYERTFGMRGMTVVDREAPYSTDTGTVYCVVGNGGEVQEPFKPVQPEWSAFRQEGVIGTLRVDVDPFATATTARMTLGQYAATDGRAIEEGIVLERPFRHPRSSSAAAAPVPAQGSAGAPARPGVPAPAPAATALPSTGGLPGVAVMGAAVAAGAAALKVTVGRLADPE
- a CDS encoding response regulator transcription factor — protein: MATLLLLTNALAPSSEVLPALGLLGHTVRVAPAEVTALLQAPPGVDAVLVDARRDLAGARSLCRLLRTTGVTAPLFAVLTEGGLVALTAEWGVDDVLLDTAGPAEVDARLRLATGKVAAADTSPADPGVVRAGELTIDEGTYTCRLRGRALDLTFKEFELLKYLAQHPGRVFTRAQLLQEVWGYDYYGGTRTVDVHVRRLRAKLGAEHEQLIGTVRHVGYKFVTPPIVALPEQASESVDSVVHL